A stretch of the Takifugu flavidus isolate HTHZ2018 chromosome 1, ASM371156v2, whole genome shotgun sequence genome encodes the following:
- the h3f3d gene encoding H3 histone, family 3D: MARTKQTARKSTGGKAPRKQLATKAARKSAPSTGGVKKPHRYRPGTVALREIRRYQKSTELLIRKLPFQRLVREIAQDFKTDLRFQSAAIGALQEASEAYLVGLFEDTNLCAIHAKRVTIMPKDIQLARRIRGERA; this comes from the exons ATGGCTCGTACCAAGCAGACCGCTCGTAAATCCACCGGAGGAAAGGCTCCGAGAAAGCAGTTGGCCACCAAAGCTGCCAGGAAGAGTGCGCCATCTACCGGGGGAGTGAAGAAACCGCACAGATACAG GCCCGGTACTGTTGCTCTGCGTGAGATCCGTAGGTACCAGAAGTCCACTGAGTTGCTCATCAGGAAGCTGCCTTTCCAGCGACTTGTCAGAGAAATTGCACAGGATTTCAAGACAGATCTGCGTTTCCAGAGTGCAGCTATTGGAGCCCTGCAG gaAGCAAGTGAGGCATACTTGGTTGGATTGTTTGAGGACACCAATCTGTGTGCCATTCATGCAAAGAGGGTTACCATCATGCCCAAAGATATTCAGCTGGCCAGGCGAATTAGAGGGGAGCGTGCATAA
- the LOC130526462 gene encoding G-protein coupled estrogen receptor 1-like codes for MTMHGNYRVNAEDNLTVQINHTLAKVVSDLLQAPSENHEHYVISLFLSGLYTIFLFPIGFIGNIVILAVNLANEGRLSGPDLYFVNLAVADLVLVADSLIEVFNLKQGYYDMIGLCTFMNLFQQANMYSSVFFLTWMSFDRFVALTGFMGRSMSHPRFSCCLIWVSSSLFTLFPFAIAQIQHAGELHFCFVNVTQIQWLEVTLGFLLPFCILGLCYWRIAQVLVRSEWVQGNPQKKPRRQKALRMISAAVLVFFLCWLPKNVFTSVQLLRGDTDGGTLWQGYPLTGHAVRLAAFSNSCLNPLIYSFLGETFQDKLRAFLQRRNRTCAMLRRSVSRMSFSYEATGKPGFYASCKNSPNQSAQSNSDIHLKIETQFD; via the coding sequence ATGACCATGCACGGGAACTATCGAGTCAACGCTGAAGATAATTTGACTGTACAGATAAATCACACACTAGCAAAAGTTGTCTCGGACCTTCTTCAGGCACCTTCTGAAAATCACGAACATTACGTAATtagtctcttcctgtctggccTCTACACCATATTCCTTTTCCCCATTGGCTTCATTGGGAATATTGTCATATTGGCGGTCAACCTGGCCAACGAGGGTCGCCTGTCTGGCCCGGACCTCTACTTTGTGAACCTGGCTGTGGCTGATCTGGTCCTTGTTGCCGACTCCCTCATCGAGGTGTTTAACCTGAAACAGGGCTACTATGACATGATCGGCCTCTGCACCTTCATGAATCTTTTCCAGCAAGCAAACATGTACAGCAGCGTCTTCTTTTTAACCTGGATGAGCTTTGATCGGTTCGTCGCACTGACTGGCTTCATGGGTCGCAGCATGTCCCATCCACgcttcagctgctgcctgaTCTGGGTGTCCTCCTCCTTGTTCACCCTCTTTCCTTTCGCTATAGCTCAAATACAACATGCTGGAGAACTCCATTTCTgttttgtaaatgtcacacagatTCAGTGGCTGGAGGTGACGCTGGGATTCTTGTTGCCTTTCTGCATACTGGGTTTGTGCTACTGGAGAATAGCACAGGTGCTTGTGCGGAGTGAGTGGGTGCAAGGGAATCCTCAGAAGAAGCCTCGCAGACAGAAAGCCCTCAGGATGATCTCAGCAGCTGTACTAGTCTTCTTTCTCTGCTGGCTCCCGAAGAATGTGTTCACAAGTGTTCAACTTCTAAGGGGTGATACAGACGGTGGCACGCTGTGGCAGGGTTACCCACTGACGGGTCATGCCGTCAGGTTGGCAGCCTTTTCGAACAGCTGCCTCAACCCACTCATCTACAGCTTCCTCGGGGAGACTTTCCAGGATAAACTCAGGGCTTTTCTCCAACGGAGGAACAGAACATGTGCTATGCTGCGCAGGTCAGTCTCAAGAATGTCTTTCAGTTATGAAGCAACTGGAAAGCCAGGTTTTTATGCATCATGCAAAAACAGTCCAAATCAATCAGCACAGTCCAACTCtgacattcatttaaaaatagagACGCAATTTGATTAG